The DNA segment GTGGAGATTGGGAGGCTGAACGATGAACAACAACATGCAGGCTTTGGGAATGATCGAGACGAAGGGGCTTGTGGGTTCGATCGAGGCGGCGGACGCGATGGTGAAGGC comes from the Fretibacterium sp. OH1220_COT-178 genome and includes:
- a CDS encoding BMC domain-containing protein — encoded protein: MNNNMQALGMIETKGLVGSIEAADAMVKA